The Nostoc cf. commune SO-36 genomic sequence TCAGCCAGTAAATGCCACAGCTCGCATTATAGTTACAGAAGTAGATATTAACCACGCCTTGACCTCAGACTTGATTCGCACCCAGATGCAAAATTTGCAGTTGGATGTAGATGGCGATATTGTTAGTTTTGAACCGCAAGAAATTCAGGTATTTTTACCTGGTGATGGCAAAATAGAATGTAGGGGAAAGGTGCTGTTAAAAGAAATGGGAAATACTCGCCCTTTTGCTTACACCGTGATTCTTCGGCTACCGAATAATTTACAATCCGCGATGCTGGAGAGTTTTAACTGCACTGAGGGAGAGGGTATTTCAATACAATTAGTTACAGCATTTATGCATAAAGTTAAAGAACTAATAAGTCTACCATATCTTAAATGGGAAGATATAGCCTTTTCTATTAAAGATATAAAAGTAGAAATTGGTAGTTTAATACTTCTGGTAGAAACTCAAGTAAAACAAATACCATCATCGTTAACCGTACTATCTCCTTAGTGGTATTAACACCAGTTAAAGATATTTTTTGTAACTAGGGAGTGATGTAAATTTATTAAAAGTTTTATAAGCTTTTAAAACCTACTTATTTATAAATTTCAACTATGCAAGAGTATGATGTTGTGTTAATCGGTGCTGGACACAATGGGTTAGTCTGTGCAGCTTACTTGCTGAAGGCTGGTTATAGCGTCCTGTTACTAGAAAAGCGTTCTGTTCCAGGTGGTGCAGCAACAACTGAAGAATGTTTACCGCAAGAGGCTCCTGGATTTAAATTTAACTTGTGTGCGATTGACCATGAATTTATTCACTTAGGGCCAGTTGTTGAAGAATTAGAACTAGAAAAATATGGCTTGCATTATTTGGAGTGCGATCCGGTTGTTTTCTGTCCTCATCCTGATGGTAAGTATTTCTTAGCACATAAGTCATTGGAAAAGACTTGTGCCGAAATCGCTCGTTATAATGAGCGTGATGCCAAAAAATACGCAGAATTTGTAGACTATTGGCAAAGAGCGCTCGGTGCAATGGTTCCTATGTTTAATGCACCGCCCAAGTCAATTATAGATATTGTGGGCAACTACGATATCAAAAAATTCAAAGATTTATTTTCGATGATTGGTTCCCCAAATAAAACGCTGGACTTTATTCGCACCATGTTAACCAGCGCTGAGGATTTACTTAACGAGTGGTTTGATGAGGAATTTCTGAAAGCACCATTAGCCAGACTTGCAGCAGAACTTGGTGCGCCGCCATCGCAAAAAACTCTTGCCATTGGTGCAATTATGATGGCAATGCGTCACAATCCGGGAATGGCTAGACCGCGCGGCGGAACTGGCGCACTAGTGCAAGCTTTGGTGAATTTAGTCACAAGTAAAGGTGGCGTTATTCTTACAGACCAGCATGTTGAAAAAGTTTTAATTGATGATGGAAAAGCTGTCGGTGTGCGGGTTGCTGGTGGTAAAGAATATCGCGCTAAATATGGCGTTATTTCTAATATTGATGCCAAGCGGTTATTTTTACAAATGACTGATAAAAGTGACGTTGATGGAGCCGACCCAAATTTATGGGAAAGATTAGAACGCCGTATCGTTAACAATAACGAAACTATCCTCAAGATAGATTTGGCTTTAGATGAACCACTACGCTTTCCACACCACGCCCATAAAGACGAATATCTCGTTGGTTCTATCTTAATTGCCGATTCAGTGGCTCATGTAGAAGAGGCTCACAGTAAATGTACCTTGGGACAGATTCCTGATGCTGACCCATCAATGTATGTGGTCATGCCGAGCTTTTTAGACCCCACATTAGCACCGCCAGGTAAGCACACCGTATGGATTGAGTATTTTGCCCCTTATCAAATTGCTGGTGCTGAAGGCACTGGTTTAAAAGGTACTGGTTGGACAGATGAATTGAAAAACAAAGTTGCAGATAGGGTGGTTGATAAACTTGCAGATTATGCACCTAATGTCAAGAGTGCAACTATTGCCCGTCGTGTAGAAAGTCCAGCAGAACTAGGAGAAAGATTAGGCGCATATAAAGGAAATTATTACCATATTGATATGACCCTAGATCAGATGGTGTTTTTCCGCCCTTTGCCAGAAATAGCGAACTACAAAACGCCAATTGAAAATCTATTTTTGACTGGTGCTGGTACTCATCCAGGTGGTTCGATTTCGGGAATGCCGGGACGCAATTGTGCGCGTGTATTTTTACAAGCAAAACATCCCATTAGTCAAACTTTGAAGGATGCAAGAGATTCGATTAAGTCAACCGTCGAGTCAGTGTTTGGCATTAATTAGGGTTTATGCAAAGAGGCAAAGGCGCGAAGTAAGGCTTTGCCTTTTTGCGTTTATACTCTGTTTCTTATCACCCCATGCTCAATATGTAGTTGAAAGTTGTGTTTGACTTGGCTAAAGATGGTTGTGCATATTCACAAAGCACCTTGTTGCTATTGATTAATACATAAAGCAAATAACATCATTGTTTGGTGAACAACGAGTACGATCGCACCCTTGTTAATTGAAACAGAGGATGCCATATACGCTGCGATCGCAGCGTATATGGCAACTGCAATTCTCGTTTTTTGAGTGAAATATTTTCTAAGTAATTGCTTTATGTATATTTAATATGATAATGTGATACACACTCAATTTTAAAAAACATCTATGCGTCTTTAACAAAGCTCTTTATTAAAATATGAGTAAATTAATGGGTAAAAACTAGGTATTTTAGTAATACTCAAAAAGCGAACAAATTTTAATATCACTTTATAAGTTTTGTAGGTACAGCATGGTTTTTCGGCGCTGCTTCGTTGCATCTAACTTAATAGTTTTCTTTGCGTTTGGCTGTAGTGGTGGGGCAAACTCATCAATAGAAAATACTACACAGGTTGTGAAAGAAAGCAATGTAACCCAACTTTTCATAGAAGCGAAGGCTACGCAAAAAGCAGAAAATTTATTTCATCAAGCCAATGATTTATTAGATGGGCAACGTTATGAAGATGCGATAAAAGCTTATGAGAAAGCGATCGCTATAAAAGTTGAGAGTCCGGAAGCTTGGATTAACCGTGGCATAGCTTTAACATCCTTGCAACGCTACCAAGAGGCTCTTGCATCTTACGACAAAGCGATCGCTATCCAACCCGACAAATATGAAGCTTGGTATAACCGTGGCATAGCTTTAACATCGCTGCAACGCTACCAAGAGGCTCTTGTATCTTACGACAAAGCGATCGCTATCCAACCTGGCAAATACGAAGCCTTAATTAACCGAGGCATAGCTTTGACAAAGCTGCACCGCTACCAAGAAGCGATCGCATCTTATGATAGAGCGATCGCTATCAAGCAAGATTTGCACCAAGCATATTACAATAAAGCTTGCTCTTATGCTTTACAAAGCAATCTAGAATTAGCAATTAGCAACCTAGGCAAAGCAATTGAGCTTGTTCCTGATAAATACAAGAAATTAGCAAAAACTGACCCAGACTTTAGCAAAGTGCGTAGTGAAAAGCAGTT encodes the following:
- a CDS encoding tetratricopeptide repeat protein, whose translation is MVFRRCFVASNLIVFFAFGCSGGANSSIENTTQVVKESNVTQLFIEAKATQKAENLFHQANDLLDGQRYEDAIKAYEKAIAIKVESPEAWINRGIALTSLQRYQEALASYDKAIAIQPDKYEAWYNRGIALTSLQRYQEALVSYDKAIAIQPGKYEALINRGIALTKLHRYQEAIASYDRAIAIKQDLHQAYYNKACSYALQSNLELAISNLGKAIELVPDKYKKLAKTDPDFSKVRSEKQFQELIQ
- the crtO gene encoding beta-carotene ketolase CrtO, with the translated sequence MQEYDVVLIGAGHNGLVCAAYLLKAGYSVLLLEKRSVPGGAATTEECLPQEAPGFKFNLCAIDHEFIHLGPVVEELELEKYGLHYLECDPVVFCPHPDGKYFLAHKSLEKTCAEIARYNERDAKKYAEFVDYWQRALGAMVPMFNAPPKSIIDIVGNYDIKKFKDLFSMIGSPNKTLDFIRTMLTSAEDLLNEWFDEEFLKAPLARLAAELGAPPSQKTLAIGAIMMAMRHNPGMARPRGGTGALVQALVNLVTSKGGVILTDQHVEKVLIDDGKAVGVRVAGGKEYRAKYGVISNIDAKRLFLQMTDKSDVDGADPNLWERLERRIVNNNETILKIDLALDEPLRFPHHAHKDEYLVGSILIADSVAHVEEAHSKCTLGQIPDADPSMYVVMPSFLDPTLAPPGKHTVWIEYFAPYQIAGAEGTGLKGTGWTDELKNKVADRVVDKLADYAPNVKSATIARRVESPAELGERLGAYKGNYYHIDMTLDQMVFFRPLPEIANYKTPIENLFLTGAGTHPGGSISGMPGRNCARVFLQAKHPISQTLKDARDSIKSTVESVFGIN
- a CDS encoding LmeA family phospholipid-binding protein encodes the protein MPDEHRLEEKFLSQEAERRISEKLDEVEEIEIDVQTDILKIVQGQADGVSVAGQGLVIQEGLRVQEIKLQTESIAINPFNAIFGQIELNQPVNATARIIVTEVDINHALTSDLIRTQMQNLQLDVDGDIVSFEPQEIQVFLPGDGKIECRGKVLLKEMGNTRPFAYTVILRLPNNLQSAMLESFNCTEGEGISIQLVTAFMHKVKELISLPYLKWEDIAFSIKDIKVEIGSLILLVETQVKQIPSSLTVLSP